One part of the Amaranthus tricolor cultivar Red isolate AtriRed21 chromosome 16, ASM2621246v1, whole genome shotgun sequence genome encodes these proteins:
- the LOC130802538 gene encoding uncharacterized protein LOC130802538, protein MRDCMANCDIHDLHYNGRFYTWSNKQVSERRVMSKIDRFLGNDHWEEIFPNVVVTFLLEGIYDHSPMLVQFSLPCRGKKPFRFFSVWSNMDDFLDVIKGVWETNIQGEDLLDIQNQMHTHSENSELASKESVLASHLRFLQADLKASLRKKVKLQWIKLGDDNIAFFHKSINHRIRCNKVNFLHVNVNIHIAQNGPILSSQKGKLLDLKFPNEEIKNALDGLNSKFYKASWTVVGAGVIKCPSHPRDYRPTSCCHILYKCISKLICSRLKLVLGDLIDQAQGALAGRNIMHNILLCQDLVKHYSRKNCAPSCLLKID, encoded by the exons ATGAGAGACTGTATGGCCAACTGTGATATTCATGATCTGCATTATAATGGACGATTCTATACTTGGAGTAATAAGCAAGTTAGTGAAAGGAGGGTCATGAGCAAGATCGATAGATTCCTTGGTAATGATCATTGGGAGGAGATCTTTCCTAATGTTGTGGTTACCTTTCTCCTAGAGGGCATCTATGACCATTCTCCTATGTTGGTGCAATTCTCTCTTCCTTGTAGGGGGAAGAAACCTTTTCGATTCTTTAGTGTTTGGTCTAACATGGATGATTTCTTAGACGTCATAAAGGGTGTTTGGGAAACTAATATTCAGGG AGAGGACTTGCTTGACATCCAAAACCAGATGCATACTCACTCGGAGAACTCTGAGCTAGCATCTAAAGAATCTGTTCTTGCTTCTCATCTACGGTTCTTACAAGCTGATCTCAAAGCCTCTTTGAGGAAAAAGGTTAAGCTTCAATGGATTAAGCTGGGGGATGATAATATTGCTTTTTTCCATAAAAGTATTAATCACCGTATTAGATGTAACAAAGTTAACTTCTTACACGTGAATG TAAACATTCACATTGCTCAGAATGGCCCAATTTTGTCATCCCAAAAGGGTAAACTTCTGGATCTCAAATTTCCTAATGAGGAGATTAAGAATGCATTGGATGGTTTAAATAGTAAGTTTTATAAGGCTTCCTGGACTGTTGTTGGGGCTGGTGTTATTAAG TGCCCTTCGCACCCTAGGGATTATCGACCTACTTCTTGTTGCCATATTCTGTATAAGTGTATTTCGAAACTTATTTGTTCTAGGCTTAAGTTGGTGCTTGGTGACCTTATTGATCAAGCTCAAGGTGCGTTGGCTGGTCGGAACATTATGCACAATATTCTTTTATGCCAGGATCTTGTTAAgcattattctaggaaaaattGTGCTCCCAGTTGCCTCTTGAAGATTGATTGA